CTGGATGGACCGGCGCCCGCTGGGGAAATCCCGGCGCCAGTCGGCCAGTTCCTCGGCGCTCACCTTGAAGAAGCGGATCTGGTCGAAGAAGCGCAGCAGCCACGGCTTGCCCGCCTCGAACGCGTCGGTCTCGCGGTGCGTGTTCCACACCTGGATGGTGCGGCCGAACAGCTGGTATCCGCCCGGTCCCTCCATGCCGTAGATGCACATGTAGGCCCCGCCGATGCCGACCACGTTGGGCGGGGTCCAGGTGCGCGCGGGATTGTACTTGGTCGTGACCAGCCGGTGCCGGGGATCGACCGGCGTTGCCACCGGCGCGCCCAGATAGACATCGCCCAGGCCCAGCACGAGGTAGCTGGCGTCGAAGATCACCTGCTCCACCGAGTCGGCATCGGGCAGGCCGTTCACGCGGCGGATGAATTCGATATTGTCCGGGCACCACGGCGCATCATCGCGCACGGCGGCGATGTATTTCTGGATCGTCTCGATCGTGGCGGGATCACGCCAGCTCAGCGGCAGGTGGACGATGCGCGACGGAACCGCGAAGTCCTCCAGATCGCCCAGCCGTTCCTCGGCATCGATCAGCGCGGCCAGCGCGGCGTGCTGGTCCAGCCGCACGCCGTCAAAATGGAACTGGAGCGAACGGATGCCGGGCACGATGTCGATCACGCCGGGCAGCGCCATCCGTTCCAGCTCCGCCATCAGCGCGTGGACACGGATGCGCAACTCGATGTCGAGCACGATCGGGCCGTATTCGACCAGGATGTTGCGGTCGCCCTGCTGGCGATAGACGGTGCGCGGGCGCTCGCCCTTCGCCGGAAGATCGGCCAGGATTGGGGAAAGATCGACGATGGCGCGGGCGGCGGTCGGGGCCGGCACCGTGCCGCTGGCGACGAGCGTACGCTGCGCCGCGTCGGCCTTGGTCGCGTCCTCGATCGTCACGGGGCGGAAGCACAGGCGATCGCCGGGCGCGAGTTGCCCGATCTTCCAGCGGTCCGCCGCGATCACCACGAACGGGCAGACGAAACCGCCGAGCGAGGGGCCATCAGGCCCGAGGATGATCGGCATGTCGCCGGTGAAATCCACCGCGCCGATGGCATAGGGATTGTCGTGGATGTTCGACGGGTGCAGCCCCGCCTCGCCCCCGTCGGCGCGCGCCCATTGCGGCTTGGGGCCGACCAGCCGTACGCCGGTGCGGTTGCTGTTGTAGTGGACCTGCCATTCCGCCGCCAGAATGGTGTCGATGTCCGCATCGGTGAAGAAGTCCGGCGCGCCGTGCGGGCCATAGAGCACGCGCAGGGTCCATTCCTTCGCCAGATCGGGCAGCGGCGCGGCGGGAAGGGCATCGCCCGTGGCCGCGCCCGCCGGATGCAGCGTATCACCCGCGAGCAGCCGGCGCGCGGCATGGCCGCCGAACTGGCCCAGCTCGAACGTGCTGCGGCTGTCGAGATAGGGCGGCACGTCGAGCCCGCCGGCGATCAGGATATAGCCGCGCAGCCCGCCGCCGGTAACGCGGCCGAACGCCAGCGTCTGCCCGGCCGCGATGTCGATCGCCACGCCGCGCTCGACCGGAACGCCATCGAGCCGGGCCTTGAAGTCCGCCCCCATCAGGCAGACGCGCGCGGGCGCGTTGAACAGCAGGATCGGCCCGGTGATGGTCATTTCCAGCCCGGCTGTGCCTTCGGGATTGCCGAGCAGGCGGTTGCCGAGGCGGAACGACTGGTCGTCCATCGGGCCGGATGGCGGCACGCCGATGGCCCACAGGCCTTGCCGGCCCGGCCAGTCCTGCACGGTGGTTGCGGTGCCGCCGCTGATCACGCGGATGCCGCGCGGGCCGAAATTCAGCCCGTCGAGCAGGCGGGTGGAAACATCGCCGGCCACGAACGGGGCCGCGCGCACCACATCGCGCAGCCAGCGCAGGTTGGTTTCGATCCCGTCGACGCGGCTGGCGTCGAGCGCCTGCTGCATCGCCGTGACCGCCTCGGCCCGCGTGGGCGCATGGACGATCAGCTTGGCGAGCATCGGATCGTACCACGCGCTGACCGTGGTGCCCGCCATGCACCATGTTTCGGCGCGAATATCCCCGGGGAAACTTACCGCGGTGAGCGTGCCGGATGTCGGGCGATAATCGAGCGCAGGATCTTCGGCATAGAGGCGCACCTGGATGGCGTGCCCCTTGGGTTGCGGCGCCGGCGCATCGAGCATCGCGAAATCGCCGGCCGCGCCGCGGATCATCCATTCGACCAGGTCGATACCCATGACCTCTTCGGTCACGCCGTGTTCGACTTGCAGGCGCGTGTTCATCTCCAGGAAGAAGAACCGCTCGCGTTCGGCATCGTAGAGGAACTCGACCGTGCCGGCCGACTTGTATCGCGCGGCCTCGCCCAGCCGGACGGCGGCGGCGATCAGTTCGGCGCGCACGCTGGCGGGCAGGTTCGGCGCGAGCGCTTCTTCCACGACCTTCTGGTTACGGCGCTGGAGCGAACAGTCACGCTCGCCCAGCGCCATGATCCGGCCGGTGCCATCGCCGAAGATCTGCACCTCGATGTGGCGCGCGCGGCCGACGTAGCTTTCCAGGAACACGCCAGCATCGCCGAAGTTGCCTTCGCCCAGCCGCGCCACGGCGGCGAAGCCCTGCCGCACCGCGTCATCGTCCTCGCACACGCGCATGCCGATGCCGCCGCCGCCGGCCGTGGCCTTCAGCATGACCGGGTATCCGATCTCGCGCGCCGCCGTGACGGCCTCGTCCTCGTCCTGAAGCAGTTCGGTGCCCGGCGCCAGCGGCACGCCATGGGCGCGCGCCAGCGCGCGCGCGCTGTGCTTGAGGCCGAAGGTGCGGATATTGTCGGGGTTTGGCCCGATGAAGGCGATGCCGGCCGCCGCGCACGCTTCCGCGAACTCGGCGTTTTCGGCCAGGAAGCCATAGCCCGGATGGATCGCGCCCGCGCCCGTGGCCTTGGCCGCCGCCAGGATCGCGGCGACGTTGAGATAGCTATCCGCCGCCGGGGCGGGGCCGATGCAGACCGCTTCGTCGGCCTGCGAGACATGGAGCGAATCCACATCGGCTTCCGAATAGACGGCAACCGACTTCAGGCCCATGCGGCGCAGGGTGCGGATGATCCGGGTGGCGATGGCGCCCCGGTTCGCGATCAGGACCGTATCGAAGCTCATGCCGCCACGATCATCCGTACCGGCGTCGGGTTGAACGCGTTGCAGGGATTGTTGATCTGCGGGCAGTTGGACACGACCACCGTCACGTCCATTTCCGCGCGCAGGTCCACCGTAAGCCCCGGCGCCGAAATCCCGTCGACGATGCCGAGCGCGCCGTCGGCCTCGACGGGAACGTTCATGAAGAAATTGATGTTCGAAACGATGTCGCGCTTGCTGCGCCCCTCGATCAGGTTCGCCTCAAGGAAGTTCTCGACGCAGGCGTGCTGCGCCTTGGTGTGATGGCCGTAGCGCAGCGTATTGGATTCGCATGAACACGCGCCGCCGATGGTGTCGTGGTAATCGACCGAGGTGCCGGTGATGACCATCATCGGCCGCCCCTCGTTCGATCGCAGCACGGTTCCGGCGCGCAGAAACAGGTTGCCCTGTGCCGCCACCGTATCCTGCGCGCTGTAGCGTTCGGCATCGTCGGCCGTGGCATAGAGTAGGAAATCGACCGCCTGGTTGCCTTCCAGATCGACGATCCGCAGCGTCTGCCCGGCGGCGACATGGTGCAGCCACGGCGCGCGCGACGGCACGATCTCGTCGTGCACGATGGTGCCGGGAAGCCCGGCGGTATGGGAGTCCACGCTCATGCTGGCGAATTCCTTGGCTAGCGGCGGTAGTAGTCTTCGACGTTGAGGAAGGCGCGCAGGCCTTCCGGCGTCGCATTGCGGATCGCGTCATCGGCCGGCGTCACCGGGCCGCGCCAGGCCGAAAGGCGCAGCGGGGTCACGGTCCAGTCCGGGCGCGGATCGAGCACGTGCGGGCAATTGGTGATGACCACGATCACGTCCATTTCGGCCCGCAACAGCACGGAGCGGCCGGGGTCGTAGGGACCGACCAGCGGCGTGATCGTGCCGTCCGCCTCGATCCGCGTGCCCTTGAACAGGTTGATGCAGGGATGCACGTCGCGGCGGCCAAGGCCGTGCTTCGCCGCGCCCAGCAGCAGGCGGTCGCGCCCGTTGGGGAAGGCCCCGCTGTTGCGGCCTTCGCCGTAGCGCGCGGCGTTGGTCGCCGCGTTGGAGGTACCGCAGAACGCGTCGTGCGTTCCGGCGTCGTCCTCGACGATGCTCATCAGCACGCGGCCCATGTCCGACAGCAGCAGCTTGCCCGCGCCCAGATAGGCGTTCCACTGGACCTTGACCGTATCGGCGACGTTGAGCCGCTCGGTGGGCATTTCGGCGTTGAAGACCATCAGCGAGGCGCAGGCATCACCGCGCAGGTCGATCAGGCGCAGGCGCGTGCCGCGTGCCAGCCGGCGCGTGGCATAGCCGCCGGCGGCCACTACTTCTTCCCACAGCAGGTCGTCGGCAGGGACACCGGCCGGGAGGTCTTCGGCAACCGGCGGAAGCACCGGCATCGCTTCCACTTTCGTGCCGCCCATGGCCCGCGCGTGATCGCGCGCGGCGAGCGGATCGGCCAGCGCGGCGCTCATGCGGCGGCTCCCTTGCGCGCGCCGCGCGCGGGCTTCTGTTCCCGGATGCCGCTGCCATCGGCCTCCACATCATCCTGTTCGTACAGCGGCGGCAGCAGCGCGGTGGTGGTGACCAGTTCGAGCTGGTGGACACCGCGAATGCCCCGCAGCGCGTCGCACAGCGCCTTCAGCCGTACCGCCGGACCCTGCACGAGCAGGACTTCGAGCGACTGATCGTCTTCGAGGAAGACGTGCTGCGAGGAGATGACCTCCTTGAGGTAATCGGCCTGCGTCTGGGCAAGCTGGTGCCGCACCCGCCCGCGATCGCCCCGATAGACCAAGGTGATCGTGCCGGCGAGCATCTCGTCGGGACGGGTCAGGGCTTCGTGCTCGGCCAGGGCGTGGCGAATCAGTTCGGCGATCAGCTGGGAACGCGACGGCAGGCCGCGTTCCTCCACCATCACGTCAAGCTGGCGGAACAGTTCCGCCGGAAGGCTCATGCTGAGCCGGGCAAGGTTGGCGAGAGGAGGCTCGGTGCTCATGACGCAGGTCTCTCAATTATTACTAACTTGGTCAAGTGTAATACTCTCGTCGTTCGTCGGAACCGGACGAGGCTTCAGCCGCAGGTCGTAAACGGCGGTCGCGCCAAAGCGGTGCGGCGCGTGCGGATCGATCCGGCGCTTGTCGAGCGTGAGGACGCGCGTGCCCAGCGCAAAGGCTTCGCGCAGATCGTGCGTCACCATCAGGATGGTGAGCGAATAGTCCCGCCACAGCCGCGTGATCAGCGCGTGCATGTCGGCCCGGATACCCGGATCGAGCGCGCCGAACGGCTCGTCCAGCAGCAGGATGCGGGGCCGCTTGATCAGCGCCTGCGCGATGGCCAGGCGCTGCTGCATCCCGCCCGACATCTCCGCCGGAAGCAGATCCAGGCTGTCGCCCAGCCCGACGGCGGCGAGCATGTCCGCCGCTTCGGCGGCCGCGGCGCGGCGGCGTGCGCCGAACAGCCGCGCGGTGAAGGGCGCTTCCGCGCATTCCAGCCCGAACATCACATTGCGCAGCGCGGACAGGTGCGGAAATACCGAATAGCGCTGGAACACCACGCCGCGATCCGGACCGCATTCCGGCGCCAGCGGCACGCCATCGAGCAGGATCGAGCCGCGCGTGGGCCGTTCCTGCCCCAGCACGACACGCAGAAGGCTGCTTTTGCCCGCGCCGGACGGGCCGATGATCGACACGAAGGACCCCGCCTCGATGTCGAGGTTCACCCGTTCGAGCACGACCTTGTCGCCGTATTCGACCCACAGGTCGCGCAGGCTGAGGAGCGCGCTCAATGTCCGGCTCCATGCGCCCAGGGGTAAAGACGATGGCTGAGCTTCACCAGCGCCACGTCCATCACGATCGCCAGCAGCGCGATCCACGCGACGTAGGGCAGGATGATGTCCATCGAGAGGTAGCGGCGGACAAGGAAGATGCGGTACCCCAGCCCGACATCGGACGCGATCGCCTCGGCCGAGATCAGGAACACCCAGGCCGGCCCCAGCGAGAGGCGCACCGCCTGGATCAGGCGCGGCATCGCCTGTGGCAGCGCCACGCGCAGCATCAGTTGCCAGCTGCTTGCGCCCAAGGTCTGCGCCTTGATGATCTGTTCGCGCGGCAGGCTGGCGACATGCGCGGCGATATCGCGGATCATGAAGGGCGCGATGCCGACCACGATCAGCGCCACCTTGGCGGTCTCGCCCAGGCCGAAGGCGATGAACAGGATCGGCAGCAGCGCGATCGGCGGGATCACCGCGATGCCGGTGACCAGCGGACCGAACGTGGTGCGCACTGGCGGCAGCACGCCCAGCACCAGTCCAACGAGCAGCGCCGAGACGGTGGAGATGGCCAGCCCCAGCCCGAGGCGTTGCAGGCTCGCCAGCGTATCGGCCCAGAACACGATCTGTCCTGAAAGCGCGTCCGGCTCGCTCAGCAGCCCGGACATGGCCTCCACCATGCCGCCGGGCAGGGGCAGGATCTTGTCCGAGGGGTTGGCGGCATGGCGGCTGGCGGCCATGAACAGATAGAAGATGATCAGGATCACGACCGGCGCGGCGCCTAGCAGCACGCGATTGCCCGGCCGGATCTGGCGGTTTACCCAGCGCATGGGACCTCTACTTGGTTCGTACAATCAACGGGCACCGGGCCGGCTCAAAGCTTGCCGTCGGCGGCCATTTTCATGAAGCTTTCGTCGAAGCGCAGGGTTACATGCCCCGGATCGCCCAGGGTCTTGCCGCCGGGGAAGGCCATGCCCACCGCGTCGGCCGACTTCGCGCCCTGGCCGAACAGCCCCTTGGAGAAGCTGAAATCGCGCACGCGGGTCATCGTGGTGATCAGCGCCGGCGCGGACGTAGCCTCCACCGCTTCCTTGGGATCGGCATAGAGGTGCGTGGTCGCCAACTGGCTGTCGAACACCTCCGGCGTCGTCCCCGCCAGCTTGGCCATCGCCGCGCGCGCGGCCTTGCCCTGTTCGTCCTGCCGCAGCATCAGCGCCGTCGTCTCGTACCAGATCGCGGTCAGCGCCTTGCCTAGGTTGGGATTGGCCTTCAGCGTCGCCGTATCCACCACCAGCAGATCGAGAATCTCGCCGGGGATCTTCGACGAATCGAACACCAGCTTGGCGCCCGGCTGCGCTTTCATTACCGA
This window of the Novosphingobium sp. EMRT-2 genome carries:
- a CDS encoding CopG family ribbon-helix-helix protein; the protein is MSTEPPLANLARLSMSLPAELFRQLDVMVEERGLPSRSQLIAELIRHALAEHEALTRPDEMLAGTITLVYRGDRGRVRHQLAQTQADYLKEVISSQHVFLEDDQSLEVLLVQGPAVRLKALCDALRGIRGVHQLELVTTTALLPPLYEQDDVEADGSGIREQKPARGARKGAAA
- a CDS encoding urea amidolyase associated protein UAAP1, encoding MSAALADPLAARDHARAMGGTKVEAMPVLPPVAEDLPAGVPADDLLWEEVVAAGGYATRRLARGTRLRLIDLRGDACASLMVFNAEMPTERLNVADTVKVQWNAYLGAGKLLLSDMGRVLMSIVEDDAGTHDAFCGTSNAATNAARYGEGRNSGAFPNGRDRLLLGAAKHGLGRRDVHPCINLFKGTRIEADGTITPLVGPYDPGRSVLLRAEMDVIVVITNCPHVLDPRPDWTVTPLRLSAWRGPVTPADDAIRNATPEGLRAFLNVEDYYRR
- a CDS encoding ABC transporter permease; this encodes MRWVNRQIRPGNRVLLGAAPVVILIIFYLFMAASRHAANPSDKILPLPGGMVEAMSGLLSEPDALSGQIVFWADTLASLQRLGLGLAISTVSALLVGLVLGVLPPVRTTFGPLVTGIAVIPPIALLPILFIAFGLGETAKVALIVVGIAPFMIRDIAAHVASLPREQIIKAQTLGASSWQLMLRVALPQAMPRLIQAVRLSLGPAWVFLISAEAIASDVGLGYRIFLVRRYLSMDIILPYVAWIALLAIVMDVALVKLSHRLYPWAHGAGH
- a CDS encoding urea amidolyase associated protein UAAP2; amino-acid sequence: MSVDSHTAGLPGTIVHDEIVPSRAPWLHHVAAGQTLRIVDLEGNQAVDFLLYATADDAERYSAQDTVAAQGNLFLRAGTVLRSNEGRPMMVITGTSVDYHDTIGGACSCESNTLRYGHHTKAQHACVENFLEANLIEGRSKRDIVSNINFFMNVPVEADGALGIVDGISAPGLTVDLRAEMDVTVVVSNCPQINNPCNAFNPTPVRMIVAA
- the uca gene encoding urea carboxylase; the encoded protein is MSFDTVLIANRGAIATRIIRTLRRMGLKSVAVYSEADVDSLHVSQADEAVCIGPAPAADSYLNVAAILAAAKATGAGAIHPGYGFLAENAEFAEACAAAGIAFIGPNPDNIRTFGLKHSARALARAHGVPLAPGTELLQDEDEAVTAAREIGYPVMLKATAGGGGIGMRVCEDDDAVRQGFAAVARLGEGNFGDAGVFLESYVGRARHIEVQIFGDGTGRIMALGERDCSLQRRNQKVVEEALAPNLPASVRAELIAAAVRLGEAARYKSAGTVEFLYDAERERFFFLEMNTRLQVEHGVTEEVMGIDLVEWMIRGAAGDFAMLDAPAPQPKGHAIQVRLYAEDPALDYRPTSGTLTAVSFPGDIRAETWCMAGTTVSAWYDPMLAKLIVHAPTRAEAVTAMQQALDASRVDGIETNLRWLRDVVRAAPFVAGDVSTRLLDGLNFGPRGIRVISGGTATTVQDWPGRQGLWAIGVPPSGPMDDQSFRLGNRLLGNPEGTAGLEMTITGPILLFNAPARVCLMGADFKARLDGVPVERGVAIDIAAGQTLAFGRVTGGGLRGYILIAGGLDVPPYLDSRSTFELGQFGGHAARRLLAGDTLHPAGAATGDALPAAPLPDLAKEWTLRVLYGPHGAPDFFTDADIDTILAAEWQVHYNSNRTGVRLVGPKPQWARADGGEAGLHPSNIHDNPYAIGAVDFTGDMPIILGPDGPSLGGFVCPFVVIAADRWKIGQLAPGDRLCFRPVTIEDATKADAAQRTLVASGTVPAPTAARAIVDLSPILADLPAKGERPRTVYRQQGDRNILVEYGPIVLDIELRIRVHALMAELERMALPGVIDIVPGIRSLQFHFDGVRLDQHAALAALIDAEERLGDLEDFAVPSRIVHLPLSWRDPATIETIQKYIAAVRDDAPWCPDNIEFIRRVNGLPDADSVEQVIFDASYLVLGLGDVYLGAPVATPVDPRHRLVTTKYNPARTWTPPNVVGIGGAYMCIYGMEGPGGYQLFGRTIQVWNTHRETDAFEAGKPWLLRFFDQIRFFKVSAEELADWRRDFPSGRRSIQVEESEFRLADYRAFLRDNADTIAAFEAQRQAAFDAERTEWQRIGEFDRVTDLTDRDGGAEPAAAIEVPDGADVIEAPFGGVVWKLLVAPGDTVEAGDTIAVIEAMKMECPVESPGAGTVAALYLEERQSLLPGAPMLALSPLA
- a CDS encoding ATP-binding cassette domain-containing protein, which translates into the protein MSALLSLRDLWVEYGDKVVLERVNLDIEAGSFVSIIGPSGAGKSSLLRVVLGQERPTRGSILLDGVPLAPECGPDRGVVFQRYSVFPHLSALRNVMFGLECAEAPFTARLFGARRRAAAAEAADMLAAVGLGDSLDLLPAEMSGGMQQRLAIAQALIKRPRILLLDEPFGALDPGIRADMHALITRLWRDYSLTILMVTHDLREAFALGTRVLTLDKRRIDPHAPHRFGATAVYDLRLKPRPVPTNDESITLDQVSNN